The window GAGGTCTTTGCCGATGCGCATGGGTGACTCATCTCGCTTCATACCTTGCAGCTCAAGGTATCTGGATCAGCAATATACCTCGCAGTGCGAGGTATCGCCACCCGACCGGGCGGCGAACATTCCGCGGCGCAGAACTTCCGCGGAAGTTCACCCCCCGAATCGACGGTCGGGGTGGCCCGACCGACCGCAGAGTGGATGCACAGCCACCCCGGACGGCGCCGAAGCAGACGCCGAACGGAGCACCACGAGACATCCGCCCGCTTCACCGAAGCGGTACCGAGCGGTACCGAGCCGCACCGAAGCAGCACCGAAGGAGCACGACGATGAGCACCAACCGACCCGGCGACCAGATCCAGACCGCAGCCGAGCTGCAGCTCGAGTGGGACGCGAACCCGCGTTGGGAGGGCGTCAGCCGCGACTACACCGCCGAGGACGTCGTCGCCCTGCGCGGCCCGGTGCGCGAGGAGCGCACGCTCGCCAAGCGCGGCGCCGAGCGCCTGTGGGACGACATCCGGAAGAACACCGGCACCGCCTTCGCACCCATGGAGCAGCCCGAGTGGTCGGCCGCGCTCGGCGCCCTCACCGGCAACCAGGCCGTGCAGCAGGTGCGCGCCGGCCTCAAGGCGATCTACCTGAGCGGCTGGCAGGTCGCGGCCGACGCGAACCTCAGCGGCCAGACCTACCCCGACCAGTCGCTCTACCCCGCGAACTCGGTGCCGGCCGTCGTGCGCCGCATCAACAACGCGCTGCTGCGCACCGGCCAGATCGAGCAGGGCACCGAGGCCCAGACCGGCATCACCGACTGGATGGCGCCGATCGTCGCCGACGCCGAGGCCGGCTTCGGCGGCCCGCTGAACGCCTACGAGCTCATGCACCAGATGATCGAGGCCGGCGCCGCGGGCGTGCACTGGGAGGACCAGCTCGCCAGCGAGAAGAAGTGCGGCCACATGGGCGGCAAGGTGCTGATCCCGACGAGCCAGCACATCCGCACGATCAACGCGGCCCGTCTGGCGGCGGATGTCGCGGGCGTGCCGTCGATCATCATCGCCCGCACCGACGCGCTCGCCGCGACCCTGCTCACGAGCGACCACGACGAGCGCGACAAGCCGTTCGTGACGGGTGAGCGCACCGCGGAGGGCTTCTACGAGGTGCAGAACGGCATCGAGCCGGTCATCGCCCGTGGCCTCGCGTACGCCGAGTACGCCGACCTGCTCTGGGTCGAGTCGGCCGAGCCCGACCTCGACCTCGCGCGTCGATTCGCCGAGGCCGTGCACGCGAAGTTCCCGGGCAAGCGCCTGAGCTACAACTGCTCGCCCTCGTTCAACTGGAAACGCCACCTCGACGACGACCAGATCGCGAAGTTCCAGCGCGAGCTCGCCTCGATGGGCTACGCGTTCCAGTTCATCACCCTCGCGGGCTTCCACGCCCTCAACCACTCCATGTTCACGCTCGCGAAGGACTACAACGAGCGGCACATGAGCGCATACGTCGAACTCCAGGAGGCGGAATTCGCCTCGGAGGCATCCGGGTACACCGCCACGCGCCACCAGCGCGAGGTCGGCACCGGCTACTTCGACCAGATCGCCACGGCGCTGAACCCCAACAGCGCGACGCTCGCCCTCGTCGGATCGACCGAGGAAGACCAGTTCGCTCACTGACCCTCTCGCCGGTCGAGTAGGCGCCCGCGCCGTATCGAGACCACACGCAGGGTCTCGATACGCGCTCCGCGCTACTCGACCGCCGAACCGAAGGAGACATCATCATGAACACGACCCCGACCATGACCCTCGAGCGCGAGCGAGCGGATGCCGCATCCGCACGTCGCCCCGAACCGAAGCCCGCGACCGGCAGCTTCCAGACCGTCGAGCCCCGCCTCGAGGTCGCGCCGGCCGGCGCGACCGGCGGCGAGCTCGTCGCCCGCTACGGCGAGATCCTCACGCCGGAGGCGCTCGCGTTCCTCGCCGCGCTGCACGATCGGTTCGCCGGAACGCGTCACGAGCTGCTCGCCGAGCGCCTGCAGACCCGCGTCGATGCCGCGAACGGACGCGACCCGCGCTTCATGCCCGAGACGGCATGGATCCGCGACGACTCGGCATGGCGCGTCGCGGGCCCCGGCCCCGGCCTCGAGGACCGTCGTGTCGAGATCACCGGCCCGACCGATCGCAAGATGGCGATCAACGCGTTGAACTCGGGCGCGAAGGTCTGGCTCGCCGACCAGGAGGATGCCACGAGCCCCACCTGGACGAACGTCATCGAGGGCCAGCTGACCCTGTTCGACTTCCTGCGCGGCGACCTCGAGTACACGAGCCCCGAGGGCAAGGCGTACCGGGTCACGGCCGAGCAGACCCCGACGATCGTGATGCGCCCGCGCGGCTGGCACCTCGTCGAGAAGCACCTGACGTTCCACGACCGGGCGGGGCGCGCCATGGCCGCGTCGGGGTCGCTCGTGGACTTCGGGCTGTACTTCTTCCACAACGCGCAGGCGCTCATCGCGGCCGGTCGCGGGCCGTACTTCTACCTGCCGAAGCTCGAGTCGCACCGCGAGGCGAAGCTCTGGAACGACATCTTCGTCTTCGCGCAGCGCGAGCTCGGCATCCCGCAGGGCACGATCCGCGCGACCGTGCTCATCGAGACGATCCAGGCCGCGTTCCAGATGGACGAGATCCTCTACGAGCTGCGCGAGCACTGCGCGGGCCTCAACGCCGGCCGCTGGGACTACATCTTCTCGATCGTGAAAACGTTCCGCTCGCGCGGCCGCCGCTGGGTCTTCCCCGACCGCAAGGCGATCACCATGACGGTGCCGTTCATGCGGGCCTACACCGAACTGCTCGTGCAGACGTGCCACAAGCGCGGGGCACATGCGATCGGCGGCATGAGCGCGTTCATCCCGAACCGCCGCGACCCCGAGGTCACCGAGCGGGCACTCGCCGCCGTGACGGCCGACAAGCGGCGTGAGGCCGGCGACGGCTTCGACGGCACCTGGGTCGCGCACCCCGACCTGATCCCCACCGCCCGTGCGGAGTTCGACGCCGTGCTCGGCGACCGGCCGAACCAGGTCGACCGCCTGCGCGACGACGTCGAGGTGACGGCAGCCGACCTGCTCGACATCCCCTCGATCGGCGGAGAGGTGACCGAGGCCGGCGTGCGCGACAACGTCTCGATCGCCATCCGCTACATCGAGTCGTGGCTGCGCGGCACGGGTGCCGCGGCCATCGACAACCTCATGGAGGATGCCGCGACGGCAGAGATCTCGCGCTCGCAGATCTGGCAGTGGCTCGACAACAACACCGTCACCGCCGAGGGCACGCGCATCGACCAGACGTCGATCGTGCGCCTCATGGCCGAGGCCGTCGCGGCCCTGCCGCGGTTCGAGGGCGACCGGTTCGACGACGCGATCTCGGTGTTCCGCACCGTGGCGCTCGAGCCCGAGTTCCCGACGTTCCTCACGGTGGGGGCGTACGCCAGGTTCCTCTGACACCGGCAGCCCGAGTCTCGATGGGCCGCGTCGACCGCATCCGGCGATCCCGGAAGGTGCAACGGTCGGCGCGGCCCTCTCTCGGCACCGGTCAGGGGGCGGGTTCAGTCGGGTTCCGGCCGTGTCGCAACCGGCTGTTATGCTGACGCCCGCTCAGACCGCGGTAGCGTCGGCTACTCGTCCCCACACCCCTGGAGTCCCATGCCATCGCTGCGTTCCACCGCCTTCGCCCCCGCAGTCCTCGCGGTCCTCCTCCTGTCGGGTTGCGCCGCCGGGGCGACGACGGCGGCCGAGACCGGCGAGCCCGCGCCGAAGCCGACCGAGGCGGCCGAGGCGCCGGCGACCGCGCCGGCGGAGGGCGCGACCGAGCAGAGCGTCGAGGAGGCGTGCGCGTTGCTCGCGACGGGGGTGCAGCCCTTCGTGGAGATGTCGTCCGACGGCCAGGACGCGACGGCGAAGGCGGCGCAGGATCCGCAGGGAACGATCGCCAAGATCCGGGGCGTCGCCGACACGTTCTCGGCGAGCGTGGATCAGGTGACGAACCCCGAGGTCCTACCGGTCGCCACCACCGCGAGTGCCGCACTGGACTCGTACGCCGATGCCCTCGACGCGATCATCGCCGACCCGCTCAACGCGGATGTCGCGGGGGTGGCGCAGGAGCAGGCGCAGTCCATCGGCCAGGCCTTCTCGGCGATCGGCGACGTCTGCAGCTGACCGGCGCATCGCGCGAGATGCTCGGAGAGCCCCGCGCCGTCACACGAGCGTGGCGACATCCGTCGGCCGCCTGCGAGAATGGCGAATCGTGACCCGAACCACGATTCGCCAGGCCAGGCCGACGGATGCCGCGGCGCTCGCCGAGCTCGCAGCCGAGACGTTCCCGCTCGCCTGCCCGCCCTCGACCACCGCCGAGGCGATCGCCGAGTTCATCGCCGCGAACTTCACGGTCGAGCGCTTCACTGAATACCTGGCCGACGCGGACCGGATCCTCGTCGTCGCCGAGGCCGGCATCGTCGACGACGACTCGGGCACGGGCGAACTCGTCGGCTACACGATGCTCATCGCGGGCGATCCGACCGATGCGGATGTCGCGGCCGCCGTCACGACGCGGCCCACCATCGAGCTCAGCAAGTTCTACACACGCAAGGTGCTGCACGGAACGGGCTCGGTCGCCGGGCCGCTCATGACCGGCACGCTCGAGGCCGCCGAGGCGACCGGTGTCGCCGCCGTCTGGCTGGGCGTCAACGAGGAGAACGAGCGGGCGATCCGCTTCTACGAGAAGCACGGGTTCGTGAAGTCGGGCCGCAAGCACTTCCGGCTCGGCGACCGCGACGAGGACGACTGGGTGCTCGTGCGCCCGGCGGCCGCGACCCCCGCCTAGCCCTCGGCGCGGGCACCGCGCACGACCCGGTACGCCGCCAGGGCGGCCTCGCGGGACTCGCCGAGATCCACGATCGGCTCGGGGTACTCCTCGGAGTCGACCTCTGGCACCCACCGCCGCACGTACGCCCCGTCGCGGTCGAACTTCGTCGCCTGCAGCAGTGGATTGAACACGCGGAAGTAGGGCGCGGCATCCGCCCCTGAACCGGCGACCCACTGCCAGTTGAACGGGTTCGAGGCGGCGTCGGCGTCGACGAGCGTGTCCCAGAACCACTGCTCGCCCCTGCGCCAGTCGATGAGCAGGTTCTTCGTGAGGAACGACGCCGTGACCATGCGCGCCCGGTTGTGCATGCTGCCGGTGCGCCAGAGCTCGCGCATGCCCGCGTCGACGAGCGGCACGCCCGTGCGACCCTGCTCCCACGCCCGCAGTGCCGAGGGGTGCAGCCGCGGCCACGGGAACGCGTCGAACTCGGATCGCCAGTTGCGGGTCGCGAGGTCGGGGGCGTGGAACAGCACGTGCCAGGCGAACTCGCGCCAGCCGAGCTCGGCGAGGAACCGCCCGCGGCTGCTCGCCTCGCCCCGAGGGTCGGCGGAACGGCGCTCGCGCACCGCGTTCCAGACCTCGAACGGGCTGATCTCGCCCCAGCGCAGGTGCGGCGAGAGGCGAGAGGTCGCATCGATCGCCGGGCGGTCGCGATCGTCGTCGTAGTCGCCGAGCCGCTCGTCGAGGAACGTCGCGAGCCGGTCGTGCGCGGCGGCCGAGCCCGGGGTCCAGGTCTCGCGGAGGCCCGCCGCCCAGTCGGGGCCGGTCGGCAACAGCTGCCATGACGCGAGGTCGTCGGTCGCGACATCCGCTCGTTGGCGACCTCCGCTTTCGCGGCCCCGGGCGTCGAGGCGCTCAGGAGCGGGCAGCGGATGCCGCGGCTCGGGCGCCGCGAGGCAGGCGCGCCAGAACGGGGTGAACACCGAGTAGGGCGTGCCCTGCCCGGTGCGGATCGTCCACGGCTCGAACAGG is drawn from Agromyces sp. Leaf222 and contains these coding sequences:
- the aceB gene encoding malate synthase A yields the protein MNTTPTMTLERERADAASARRPEPKPATGSFQTVEPRLEVAPAGATGGELVARYGEILTPEALAFLAALHDRFAGTRHELLAERLQTRVDAANGRDPRFMPETAWIRDDSAWRVAGPGPGLEDRRVEITGPTDRKMAINALNSGAKVWLADQEDATSPTWTNVIEGQLTLFDFLRGDLEYTSPEGKAYRVTAEQTPTIVMRPRGWHLVEKHLTFHDRAGRAMAASGSLVDFGLYFFHNAQALIAAGRGPYFYLPKLESHREAKLWNDIFVFAQRELGIPQGTIRATVLIETIQAAFQMDEILYELREHCAGLNAGRWDYIFSIVKTFRSRGRRWVFPDRKAITMTVPFMRAYTELLVQTCHKRGAHAIGGMSAFIPNRRDPEVTERALAAVTADKRREAGDGFDGTWVAHPDLIPTARAEFDAVLGDRPNQVDRLRDDVEVTAADLLDIPSIGGEVTEAGVRDNVSIAIRYIESWLRGTGAAAIDNLMEDAATAEISRSQIWQWLDNNTVTAEGTRIDQTSIVRLMAEAVAALPRFEGDRFDDAISVFRTVALEPEFPTFLTVGAYARFL
- the aceA gene encoding isocitrate lyase, coding for MSTNRPGDQIQTAAELQLEWDANPRWEGVSRDYTAEDVVALRGPVREERTLAKRGAERLWDDIRKNTGTAFAPMEQPEWSAALGALTGNQAVQQVRAGLKAIYLSGWQVAADANLSGQTYPDQSLYPANSVPAVVRRINNALLRTGQIEQGTEAQTGITDWMAPIVADAEAGFGGPLNAYELMHQMIEAGAAGVHWEDQLASEKKCGHMGGKVLIPTSQHIRTINAARLAADVAGVPSIIIARTDALAATLLTSDHDERDKPFVTGERTAEGFYEVQNGIEPVIARGLAYAEYADLLWVESAEPDLDLARRFAEAVHAKFPGKRLSYNCSPSFNWKRHLDDDQIAKFQRELASMGYAFQFITLAGFHALNHSMFTLAKDYNERHMSAYVELQEAEFASEASGYTATRHQREVGTGYFDQIATALNPNSATLALVGSTEEDQFAH
- a CDS encoding deoxyribodipyrimidine photo-lyase, producing the protein MPAAPTIVWFRDDLRVGDHPALAAAAERGAPVVCVFVLDEESPGIRPLGGAARWWLHGSLEALRADLDALDATLVLRRGPAGRVIRSLVDETGADAVFWNRRYGGPERELDTELKSALTDDGLEVRSFNANLLFEPWTIRTGQGTPYSVFTPFWRACLAAPEPRHPLPAPERLDARGRESGGRQRADVATDDLASWQLLPTGPDWAAGLRETWTPGSAAAHDRLATFLDERLGDYDDDRDRPAIDATSRLSPHLRWGEISPFEVWNAVRERRSADPRGEASSRGRFLAELGWREFAWHVLFHAPDLATRNWRSEFDAFPWPRLHPSALRAWEQGRTGVPLVDAGMRELWRTGSMHNRARMVTASFLTKNLLIDWRRGEQWFWDTLVDADAASNPFNWQWVAGSGADAAPYFRVFNPLLQATKFDRDGAYVRRWVPEVDSEEYPEPIVDLGESREAALAAYRVVRGARAEG
- a CDS encoding GNAT family N-acetyltransferase, whose translation is MTRTTIRQARPTDAAALAELAAETFPLACPPSTTAEAIAEFIAANFTVERFTEYLADADRILVVAEAGIVDDDSGTGELVGYTMLIAGDPTDADVAAAVTTRPTIELSKFYTRKVLHGTGSVAGPLMTGTLEAAEATGVAAVWLGVNEENERAIRFYEKHGFVKSGRKHFRLGDRDEDDWVLVRPAAATPA